Proteins encoded by one window of Vitis vinifera cultivar Pinot Noir 40024 chromosome 10, ASM3070453v1:
- the LOC109121414 gene encoding uncharacterized protein LOC109121414 — MDQIRHNFIHVNGLKLHVAEIGSGPTTVVFLHGFPEIWYSWRHQMIAVAKSGFRAIVPDYRGYGLSEPPPEPEKASFSDVIADLVGVLGFLGIDKVFLIAKDFGVRPAYLFTVFHPEWVLGVVTVGVPFFPPGPSLYHNYLPEGFYMSRWREPGRAEADFGRLDAKTVVRNIYILFSKSEIPIAAENQEIMDMIDPSTPLPPWFTEEDLTNYGALYEKSGFRTALQVPYRAFREEFNITDPKVKVPMLLIMGEKDYFFKFPGVEEYIRSGKAKTYVPDLEITFLPEGTHFAQEQFPEQVNQLLLTFLTKHI; from the exons ATGGACCAAATTCGCCATAACTTCATCCATGTAAATGGGCTTAAGCTCCACGTGGCTGAGATCGGATCCG GTCCCACAACCGTCGTCTTCCTCCACGGTTTTCCGGAGATATGGTACTCCTGGCGCCACCAGATGATCGCTGTGGCGAAATCCGGGTTTCGAGCGATTGTACCAGATTACAGAGGGTACGGTCTATCCGAACCACCACCCGAACCCGAAAAGGCCTCGTTCAGCGACGTGATCGCCGATCTTGTTGGTGTTCTTGGTTTCCTCGGCATTGATAAG GTTTTCCTTATTGCAAAGGATTTTGGAGTTCGGCCTGCTTATCTCTTCACCGTTTTCCACCCAGAGTGGGTCCTTGGTGTTGTAACAGTGGGTGTGCCTTTCTTCCCCCCAGGTCCCAGTCTATATCATAACTATCTCCCTGAAGGCTTCTACATGTCAAGATGGCGG GAACCCGGACGAGCAGAAGCTGATTTTGGTCGCCTTGACGCTAAAACGGTTGTACGGAATATCTACATCCTCTTCTCCAAATCTGAAATACCAATTGCAGCTGAAAACCAGGAGATAATGGATATGATAGATCCATCTACTCCTCTTCCCCCTTGGTTCACAGAGGAGGATCTCACAAACTATGGAGCTTTGTATGAGAAATCCGGATTCCGAACTGCATTGCAAGTTCCGTACAG GGCCTTTAGGGAAGAATTCAACATAACAGATCCAAAAGTTAAAGTTCCGATGCTGCTAATCATGGGTGAAAAGGattatttcttcaaattccCGGGGGTGGAGGAGTACATAAGAAGTGGAAAGGCGAAAACATATGtccctgatttggagatcaCATTCTTGCCTGAAGGAACCCATTTTGCACAGGAGCAGTTCCCTGAGCAGGTGAATCAGCTGCTCCTGACCTTCCTCACCAAACATATTTGA